The genomic stretch CGCGGATGGTACTTTCACAGCAATATTCCCAGCGGGTTCCTACCCTGCTGACGCCTACATGAAGGGTGCTTTCCTTCAGGGCTATGTTGGTAGTGTTGCGACTGTGGGTGGCGTGAGCTACATTCCAGCTCTTTCACAAGAGCGCCCGATTTCTGCCGTTGGCTTTGTTGGCACCGGCAATAGTGCGATCACGCATCCGCAAATTGCTACAGCGGCTAAGTGTCAAGCGTGCCACGCTGACTTTGGTATGCACGGTTCTGGATCGCGTATCAGTAACCCGAATATGTGTATTGGTTGCCACAACCCGAACCTGACCAGCAGTGGTAACACATTAAAGAGCGGTACTGCAGCGGCGGTTGCTATCGTGAATGGCAACAACCAAGCTCGCCTTCAGGCTGAAACCAGTAACAACCTGAAAGAACTGGCTCACGGTATTCACTCTGGGTACTTCACTGGGGAGAAGAAATTCATCCGTGGTGGCAACGTAACCACTGGCGCAAGCAGCGGACAGAGCAACGAGTTTGAATTTGCTATGGATGTTGTTGACCTTGTCATCGGTTCCGACTGTACCAAGTGTCATGCTGGAACTTCTTACTATCCACGCGCTACCGGTGCATTGCCAACGACTTCTAAGATTCGTAGCACTGACTCTACCGAAGCGGAACTCCTCGCTATGGACACGTCAGATCTTGCCGATGCAATGATTGCGGCGCGTAACACTGTAGGGGCAAATCCACAGGATTACGTTATCGGTCACATGGCAGCAAGCTGTAACCAGTGTCACTCTGATGCTACAGCTATTGCACACATGAACCAACATGGTGGGCAGATTGAAGTTCGCCGTAATACTTACAATCCAGCAGCTCAGGCTTGCCTCCTGTGTCACGGTGCAGGCAAAGTTGCTGACATTAAAGCGGTTCACAAACTGCCGTAATAGTCAGAAAAGACCCCTGCTTTAGATTACTTGCGGTTCACATTCTTCCTCCCGAGGTTTTCCTCTTACCCTCGGGAGGGGGTTCTCTTTCTACAGAACCTAATCGCTTCCCTCAGAGGGGGGAAGCCTTTTTTGTTTACCGCCTGAGTTGAAATGTTCAAACAACCAAGGAGATTCTATGAGTAGGAAATTTCTTGTATTTATGACGGCACTGGCGCTTGGTGGCGCCACGCTGGTTACCGGCTGCGGTGGCGGCGGCGGTGGGTCAACTCCGCCTGCATCGTCGTCGGTTTCCGTCTCCGGAAATGTTTCCGATGGATATATTTCGGGCGCAACTATCAAGGTGAACGGCGTTCCCCAACCTACCCTTACTGGTGCTACGGGAAATTACACCGTTGATGTGACGGGTAGTTCCCAGATTACTGCTGAAGGTGGAACTGACGTTGCGAACAATAAGCCATTTACTGGAATTTTGATCGCAGACTTCGTGAGTGGTGTCGATAGTCCAGAAGGACTCTATGTGACACCGCTTACTACCTTGTTGCACTTTGCGCCGACGGTTTTTGATGCAGGCGCAATCACTAAAGCTCAGGTAAAAAAGCTTGATATTGGTAATCCGAATGCTACCGGGAATAATATTCAAGTTGCTCGGAAAGCTGCGCTTGCTGTGCAGAATATTGTTGCTACGTTAAAGTCGGCTACCGGTAACAATCTTGGCTCGGATACCGCCGAAAGAGTGCGGGTAGCATTCTCTGCAGTGGGTGCGCATTTAGCATCTAATCCACTCGTAAACGACAGTGGTGAGACAGTTGTTTTTGATAGTGCAGATGTCCGCGAGATTGCTGGAAATGCAAAAGGGCTGGTTGATGCTGCACAAGCAAATCTTGTAGAAGCACAGATCAATGCTGCATCGAGTATTATTGAAACTCTGACGAATGAGATTCAATTACTCGATAGTGCTCTTTCCGCTGCGGCATTGCAGAATGCTATTGAGATAACGCGCGCTGCTTATCAGGCTCAGCTTGACAGTATCGAACAGACGCCGTCGGTGGACAGTGCTGAAGAGATTGCTACTGTAATTGCGGAGCAAGTTCAAGCGAAGGCAGCCGTCCTTGAGACGAACCGTGCACGTGCAGCGGCGTCGCTTGCTTACTATTCGGCACAGCCCGTTAATGGTGATACGCTGGAGGTTGACGTTGCCAGTGTACGCGATTCTATTGAGGCGCTGATTGTTGCAAATGATACAAAAGAAACTAGCGAGTTCGATGCTATTTACGGCCAAGCTAACCGTCTCCCTCGCTTAGTTTCTGCTTTGCCAGCACAGACGTTAGTGGTTGGTACTGCAATGACACCGCTTCAGCTTGGATCGTTTTTCAAAGATAACGGAACGCTGACGTATGCTGTTACGAGTGGTTCACTCCCGGCAGGTGTTGCTTTGGCTTCGGGCGTTATCAGTGGTACGGCGACGGCAGCGTCGGCGGTTAGT from Chrysiogenes arsenatis DSM 11915 encodes the following:
- a CDS encoding Ig domain-containing protein, producing the protein MSRKFLVFMTALALGGATLVTGCGGGGGGSTPPASSSVSVSGNVSDGYISGATIKVNGVPQPTLTGATGNYTVDVTGSSQITAEGGTDVANNKPFTGILIADFVSGVDSPEGLYVTPLTTLLHFAPTVFDAGAITKAQVKKLDIGNPNATGNNIQVARKAALAVQNIVATLKSATGNNLGSDTAERVRVAFSAVGAHLASNPLVNDSGETVVFDSADVREIAGNAKGLVDAAQANLVEAQINAASSIIETLTNEIQLLDSALSAAALQNAIEITRAAYQAQLDSIEQTPSVDSAEEIATVIAEQVQAKAAVLETNRARAAASLAYYSAQPVNGDTLEVDVASVRDSIEALIVANDTKETSEFDAIYGQANRLPRLVSALPAQTLVVGTAMTPLQLGSFFKDNGTLTYAVTSGSLPAGVALASGVISGTATAASAVSTVVITATDTSDKAVSGSVTFTVSATPVDPDPIDPADCAVDYPPVQGLPSDFYPPKVVEACYPDNLFPPTPGL